The proteins below come from a single Cannabis sativa cultivar Pink pepper isolate KNU-18-1 chromosome 3, ASM2916894v1, whole genome shotgun sequence genomic window:
- the LOC133035920 gene encoding uncharacterized protein LOC133035920, translating to MLSWNCRGLGPTQNIQFLKELVAQKMPKVIFLCETLCNKEKTEFLCRSLEYEGCFVVEATGRSGGLALFWKNEDEVTIDSFSTNHIDSLVHFEGYGKFHFTGLYGEPNHSLRRNTWQLLRTLFARSKEAWCIMGDFNNVLHHSEKIGGKPYPTWLIEGFQEVTQQCGLIDLDLNGHPYTWEKSRDTPQWIEAKLDRTMVNHDWLLKFPNAKLFNMEVSPSDHSPLFLDMENRIAVERVRHFRFENCWVRFEEREAIIYNCWSNSNGLHMHQNIQLCGQALQEWGTHVSGNFSARIKSCKRELWQLKSRQDAEGKQQYVDTKQQLFEILNQREMFWRFFQTEEMPEGLNATNIVLIPKKKKPDQMSELRPISLCNVVAKVITKVLSNRMKSFLGDVISENQSAFIPGRLIADNFTISFEILHYLKRKQSGKDGFMALKLDLSKAYDRVDWHFLCAMLSRLGFDDKWVRLIFGFLSSVQYNVVSSGYTLGPITPSRGLRQGDPISPYLFLICAEGLSALIKSFEARKLIHGCKVANGAPIVSHMLFADDSFLYCKATEREVANIQHMLDVFAKASGQQVNFAKSSVFFSSNTSSHMWQTICNRMGIREADEKSKYLGLPSTIGRNKIAAFSYVVDKVHKRVQTWDNKFLSKAGKEVLIKSVVQALPAYTLNVFLLPVSICDDVERAISKFWWKSNKNKGIHWLVGDGSRVSILKDPWLKDDVNPFNVSSHPSLTNKMVNSLMEVDKIEWDNEIILDMFNDRDQRLIWQIPLSAMSTDDSWYWAKENNGFFSVKSAYRLQQKTFSRPGTNSPANLWKRLWNLKLPPKTKVPAVAPAAMLFTSWFEAGLISWREEESVEEAMVLWSIWNTRNDVVWNAKIPMMEEVTQLAKITYVDWFNAQKAAADTPKDYHEPRSDKWKAPEFPIIKAKTVCKLGALQPHEVEAMGMKEALSWIKANDWQDVIVESDYLQVISDLNCNKNMASPYGHIISDCKVLFAEIDNVSLCFVKRSANRVAHCLARSSLGEADRIFSSYSLPTVIASLVRILPLVIGTYCEGKGKYQVKIVQSTDLFEDIIGKKVIEILWFFPGVSMILVLICLSSTMKER from the exons ATGTTGAGTTGGAACTGTCGTGGTCTGGGGCCTACACAAAATATTCAGTTCCTTAAAGAGCTTGTTGCTCAAAAAATGCCTAAGGTAATTTTCTTGTGTGAAACTTTATGTAACAAGGAGAAAACTGAATTTTTATGTAGAAGTTTGGAGTATGAgggttgttttgttgttgaagCTACTGGTAGGAGTGGGGGACTTGCGCTTTTTTGGAAGAATGAAGATGAGGTTACTATTGATTCTTTCTCTACCAATCACATTGATAGTTTGGTTCACTTTGAAGGATATGGAAAGTTTCATTTTACTGGTTTATATGGAGAGCCTAACCATAGCCTAAGGAGGAATACTTGGCAGCTTTTACGGACCTTGTTTGCCCGGTCAAAAGAGGCATGGTGTATCATGGGGGACTTTAATAATGTTCTCCATCATAGTGAAAAGATTGGGGGCAAACCATATCCAACTTGGCTTATTGAAGGTTTTCAGGAGGTGACTCAACAATGTGGATTAATTGACCTTGACTTGAATGGACATCCATATACTTGGGAAAAGAGTAGAGATACTCCCCAATGGATTGAGGCAAAGCTTGATCGTACAATGGTTAATCATGATTGGTTATTAAAGTTTCCTAACGCCAAGTTATTCAACATGGAGGTTTCTCCTTCTGATCATAGTCCTTTATTTTTGGATATGGAAAATCGGATAGCTGTTGAAAGGGTGAGACACTTTCGATTTGAAAACTGCTGGGTTAGATTTGAAGAGCGTGAGGCTATTATTTATAACTGCTGGAGCAATTCTAATGGTCTTCATATGCACCAAAATATTCAATTGTGCGGGCAGGCACTTCAAGAGTGGGGCACCCATGTCTCAGGTAACTTCTCAGCTCGAATTAAGAGCTGCAAAAGGGAGTTGTGGCAGCTGAAGAGCCGTCAGGATGCTGAAGGAAAGCAGCAGTATGTTGATACTAAACAACagctttttgaaattttgaaccaGAGAGAGATGTTTTGGAG ATTCTTTCAGACTGAGGAGATGCCTGAGGGACTTAATGCCACTAACATTGTCTTGATTCCTAAAAAGAAGAAGCCAGATCAAATGAGTGAGTTAAGACCGATATCTCTTTGTAATGTGGTGGCGAAAGTTATCACAAAGGTGCTTTCGAATCGGATGAAGAGTTTCTTGGGCGATGTTATTTCTGAGAACcaaagtgcatttattcctGGAAGACTAATCGCAGATAATTTCACGATCTCTTTTGAAATTCTTCATTATCTTAAGAGAAAGCAAAGTGGGAAGGATGGGTTTATGGCGTTGAAGCTTGATCTTAGTAAAGCTTATGATCGGGTTGATTGGCATTTTCTTTGTGCTATGTTATCTCGGTTGGGGTTTGATGACAAATGGGTTCGGCTTATCTTTGGCTTCCTCTCTTCGGTTCAGTATAATGTGGTGAGTAGTGGGTATACGCTTGGGCCAATCACTCCTAGTAGAGGTCTTAGACAAGGTGATCCAATCTCGCCTTATCTCTTTCTTATTTGTGCTGAAGGTTTATCGGCTCTAATCAAAAGTTTTGAGGCTAGAAAATTAATTCATGGGTGTAAAGTGGCGAATGGTGCTCCTATTGTGTCTCACATGCTATTTGCGGATGATAGCTTCTTGTATTGTAAGGCCACGGAACGTGAAGTAGCAAATATTCAGCATATGCTTGATGTTTTTGCTAAAGCATCGGGTCAACAAGTCAATTTTGCTAAGTCATCAGTTTTCTTTAGTTCCAATACGTCGAGTCACATGTGGCAAACCATTTGTAATAGAATGGGGATTCGAGAGGCTGATGAGAAGAGCAAGTATCTGGGTCTTCCTAGTACTATTGGAAGAAATAAAATTGCTGCCTTTAGTTATGTGGTGGATAAAGTCCATAAGAGGGTTCAAACTTGGGACAACAAGTTCTTGTCGAAGGCTGGAAAGGAAGTGCTTATTAAATCTGTGGTTCAAGCTCTCCCTGCCTATACCTTGAATGTGTTCCTTCTTCCCGTCAGTATCTGTGATGATGTGGAGAGAGCCATAAGTAAGTTTTGGTGGAAAAGTAACAAGAACAAAGGCATCCATTG GCTGGTGGGAGATGGCTCACGGGTTAGCATTCTTAAGGATCCATGGCTTAAGGATGATGTTAATCCTTTCAATGTATCTTCTCACCCGAGCCTAACCAACAAAATGGTCAATTCATTGATGGAAGTAGACAAGATTGAGTGGGATAATGAGATTATCTTGGACATGTTCAATGATAGAGACCAAAGGTTGATCTGGCAAATTCCTTTGTCTGCTATGTCTACGGATGATAGCTGGTATTGGGCCAAAGAAAATAATGGTTTTTTCTCTGTAAAAAGTGCCTACAGATTGCAACAGAAAACTTTTTCTAGGCCTGGTACTAACTCTCCTGCTAATCTTTGGAAGAGGCTGTGGAATCTTAAACTTCCCCCAAAg ACGAAGGTGCCTGCTGTTGCACCTGCTGCAATGCTATTCACGAGCTGGTTTGAGGCAGGATTGATCTCTTGGAGGGAAGAAGAGAGTGTTGAAGAAGCCATGGTTCTTTGGTCTATTTGGAATACTAGAAATGATGTGGTATGGAATGCTAAAATTCCTATGATGGAGGAGGTAACTCAGCTTGCTAAAATTACCTATGTGGACTGGTTTAATGCACAAAAAGCTGCTGCAGACACTCCCAAAGATTACCATGAGCCTCGGTCTGATAAATGGAAGGCCCCGGAGTTTCCTATCATCAAA GCCAAAACAGTGTGCAAGTTGGGCGCACTTCAGCCACATGAAGTTGAAGCAATGGGAATGAAGGAGGCTTTGAGTTGGATTAAAGCTAATGATTGGCAAGATGTGATTGTTGAGTCAGACTATCTACAAGTTATTTCAGATTtaaattgtaataaaaatatGGCTTCTCCTTATGGCCATATTATTTCTGATTGTAAGGTGTTGTTTGCCGAAATTGATAATGTTTCGTTATGTTTTGTTAAGCGATCTGCTAATAGGGTGGCGCATTGTCTGGCGCGATCCTCTCTTGGCGAGGCTGATCGTATTTTCAGTAGCTACTCTTTACCTACTGTTATTGCTTCCCTAGTTCG TATACTGCCATTAGTTATAG gcaCTTATTGTGAA gGAAAGGGTAAATATCAAGTGAAGATTGTTCAATCAACTGATCTGTTTGAAGACATAATTGGGAAAAAGGTTATTGAG attttatggttttttccTGGTGTTTCAATGATTCTGGTATTGATTTGTCTGTCCTCAACCATGAAGGAGAGGTGA